In Horticoccus luteus, the following proteins share a genomic window:
- a CDS encoding JAB domain-containing protein, with product MLVRTVITLDTLDSTLAIPREVFRGAISAGASALVAAVNAPEPEGAGADCTSFCAKWLPGLGSNQRPSD from the coding sequence TTGCTGGTCCGAACCGTCATCACGCTCGACACGTTGGACTCGACCCTGGCGATTCCGCGTGAGGTGTTTCGTGGCGCCATCTCCGCCGGCGCATCCGCGTTGGTCGCCGCGGTTAATGCGCCAGAACCGGAGGGCGCTGGCGCCGATTGCACATCTTTTTGCGCGAAATGGCTGCCCGGGCTGGGATCGAACCAGCGACCAAGTGATTAA
- a CDS encoding FixH family protein: MHSIPRFSHSGRFRLGLLLGLVLLGTGACAHLAIWPGEKPPASEFGFGPRVSEHGLYTVALEPAEALRARRLQKISVLVRDAAGQAISGATLSVDGGMPQHGHGLPTQPRAIPASAHGTYAIEGLRFNMGGWWVLALTIDGPLGADRVIFHLQI; the protein is encoded by the coding sequence ATGCACTCGATTCCACGCTTCTCTCATTCCGGCCGCTTCCGGCTCGGTCTTCTTCTCGGCCTCGTTCTTCTCGGCACCGGCGCCTGCGCCCATTTGGCGATCTGGCCCGGGGAAAAGCCGCCGGCCTCCGAATTCGGCTTCGGCCCGCGGGTCTCCGAGCACGGCCTCTACACGGTCGCGCTGGAGCCCGCGGAGGCGCTTCGAGCCCGCCGCCTGCAAAAGATTTCCGTGCTCGTCCGTGACGCGGCAGGCCAGGCGATCAGTGGCGCCACGCTTTCCGTCGACGGCGGTATGCCGCAACACGGACACGGTCTCCCGACGCAGCCGCGCGCCATCCCCGCGTCGGCGCACGGCACCTACGCCATCGAAGGGCTTCGCTTCAACATGGGCGGCTGGTGGGTGCTCGCCCTGACGATCGACGGCCCACTTGGCGCCGACCGCGTCATCTTTCACCTCCAGATCTGA
- a CDS encoding cytochrome-c peroxidase, giving the protein MIRITFLVALAAIPAARAAEGWSPAEIAEIRHFSLAELGAPPADSSNRFGDDPRAAELGRKLFFDPRLSANGRVSCATCHQPERDFQDGLPLSKGVGTTNRRAMPIAGTAHLPFLFWDGRKDSQWAQALGPLESAVEHGGSRAQYAHVIAEHYRPDYEAIFGRLPDLASVPAQAGPVADAHAAAAWRQLSEEQRNAVTGIFVNLGKAIAAYERRIEPGKSRFDRYLDSLLATGRAPTDVLTADEQAGLRLFVGKANCVQCHNGPLFTNGDFHNTGVPAIPTLPRDHGRRDGARQVLTDEFNRHSRWSDARAESAEIDFVKPNAREQERAFKVPSLRGVGERAPYMHAGQIATLSAVLRHYNQAPAASAGHSELHPLKLADHELTQLEAFLRALSASAASPAGK; this is encoded by the coding sequence ATGATTCGGATCACCTTTCTCGTCGCGCTCGCCGCGATCCCCGCCGCTCGCGCCGCCGAAGGGTGGAGTCCCGCTGAAATCGCGGAAATCCGTCACTTCTCGCTCGCCGAACTCGGCGCGCCACCGGCCGATTCCAGCAATCGGTTCGGGGACGATCCGCGCGCCGCGGAATTGGGCCGGAAGTTATTTTTCGATCCCCGCCTGAGCGCGAACGGCCGGGTCTCCTGCGCGACCTGCCACCAGCCAGAGCGGGATTTTCAAGATGGCCTGCCGTTGAGCAAAGGCGTGGGCACGACGAATCGCCGGGCCATGCCCATCGCAGGCACGGCGCATCTTCCCTTCCTCTTCTGGGACGGACGCAAGGATAGCCAATGGGCGCAAGCTCTCGGGCCGCTCGAAAGCGCCGTCGAGCACGGTGGCTCCCGAGCGCAATACGCCCACGTGATCGCCGAGCACTATCGTCCCGACTACGAAGCCATTTTCGGCCGATTGCCGGACCTCGCGTCGGTTCCCGCGCAGGCCGGCCCCGTGGCCGATGCTCACGCCGCTGCGGCGTGGCGCCAGCTATCGGAAGAGCAGCGCAACGCGGTCACCGGGATCTTTGTGAACCTCGGCAAGGCCATCGCGGCCTACGAGCGCCGGATCGAGCCGGGAAAATCCCGCTTCGATCGGTATCTCGATTCGTTGCTCGCCACGGGGCGCGCGCCCACCGACGTGCTCACCGCGGATGAACAGGCGGGCCTGCGCCTCTTCGTCGGCAAGGCCAACTGCGTGCAATGCCACAACGGTCCGCTCTTCACCAATGGTGATTTCCACAACACGGGCGTGCCCGCCATCCCTACCCTCCCGCGCGATCACGGCCGTCGGGATGGCGCGCGGCAAGTGCTCACGGACGAGTTCAACCGGCACAGCCGATGGAGCGATGCGCGCGCCGAAAGCGCAGAGATTGATTTTGTGAAGCCCAACGCCCGCGAGCAGGAACGCGCCTTCAAGGTCCCGTCGCTGCGTGGCGTCGGCGAGCGCGCCCCCTACATGCACGCCGGGCAAATCGCCACGCTCTCGGCCGTGCTCCGTCACTACAACCAAGCCCCCGCCGCTTCCGCCGGTCACAGCGAACTCCATCCGCTGAAACTCGCTGATCACGAACTCACCCAACTCGAGGCGTTTCTCCGCGCGTTAAGCGCCTCCGCAGCCTCGCCGGCCGGCAAGTGA
- a CDS encoding serine hydrolase domain-containing protein gives MLTVSLAAQNPSNPAALDDGWTIAEPQAAGFDAAKLRGNFATMLSGEVNLHAVIVERHGRLVAEGYRTGRDKPQFTFLSRIVAFGPAVRHDTRSVGKSVIALLVGIAQAQGKLGPAGSAVLDFYPELADLATPALRKITVADLLTMGSGLAWRESGAGFPTDEDRLAWKKSQIRFVLGRPTVAEPSRRFNYNSGGTVVLADILERATHMPWTEFARTALFEPLGISDVEWVTDLRSRPMANSGLRLRPRDMAKLGRLVLNRGKWKERQVVPAAWIDEMLRPRLATGVEDTRYGYQWWTGSVNWQGRSLPWHAAWGNGSQRIFVIPDLDMTVVFTAGAYGDPQTVRQVQKYFQALVDSVAAQ, from the coding sequence ATGTTGACCGTTTCCCTCGCAGCACAGAATCCGTCCAATCCCGCAGCCCTCGACGACGGCTGGACCATCGCAGAGCCGCAAGCGGCGGGTTTTGACGCCGCGAAGCTGCGCGGGAACTTTGCCACGATGCTGAGCGGCGAAGTGAATCTCCATGCTGTCATCGTGGAGCGGCACGGCAGGTTGGTGGCCGAGGGCTACCGCACCGGCCGCGATAAACCTCAGTTCACCTTTCTCAGTCGCATCGTCGCGTTCGGACCAGCGGTGCGTCACGACACGCGATCGGTCGGCAAAAGTGTGATCGCCCTGCTCGTGGGCATCGCTCAAGCCCAGGGTAAGCTTGGACCAGCCGGTTCGGCCGTCCTCGATTTTTATCCAGAACTCGCGGACCTCGCTACGCCGGCCCTGCGCAAAATCACGGTGGCGGACTTGCTCACCATGGGCAGTGGCTTGGCGTGGCGCGAATCCGGCGCAGGCTTTCCCACCGACGAAGATCGACTCGCCTGGAAGAAATCTCAGATCCGTTTCGTGCTGGGTCGTCCGACCGTGGCCGAACCCAGCCGTCGCTTTAACTACAATAGCGGCGGCACTGTCGTGCTGGCGGACATCCTGGAGCGGGCGACCCACATGCCTTGGACCGAGTTCGCCCGCACAGCTCTCTTCGAGCCGTTGGGGATCAGTGATGTTGAGTGGGTCACCGATCTCCGCAGTCGCCCCATGGCCAATAGCGGTCTGCGCCTTCGCCCGAGAGACATGGCGAAGCTCGGTCGCCTCGTGCTCAACCGCGGCAAATGGAAGGAGCGGCAGGTTGTTCCTGCGGCGTGGATCGACGAAATGCTGCGACCACGCCTTGCCACGGGCGTGGAGGACACCCGCTACGGCTACCAATGGTGGACGGGCAGCGTGAACTGGCAGGGGCGCTCTCTGCCGTGGCACGCCGCCTGGGGCAACGGCAGCCAGCGCATTTTCGTGATCCCTGACTTGGACATGACCGTGGTGTTCACCGCCGGTGCCTACGGTGACCCGCAGACCGTCCGCCAGGTGCAGAAGTATTTTCAGGCCTTGGTGGATTCAGTCGCGGCTCAATGA
- a CDS encoding helix-turn-helix domain-containing protein, with the protein MKPLMSLNKPARPDIESAMPAASSSCGKSTRTDVQVSDTVCWYVWDGGFMAMGRAQGVVPRHAHHAIQIVVALEGEIAVQDEDEVWRSARGIVVGPDREHCFDGKGALAAMFLIDPESTEGVWLRASLQRDVTIMPEGRVAACVAELARFRDHPLESLEIGALIRHCVQALSAGALPARRLDPRVTKVLQQIQRSDDLRLSLAAAAKSAFLSPSRFQHLFKQQMGLPFRRYVLWRKLARAMVAMGREGTATAAAHAADFADAAHLTRTFIEMFGIPPTVMLRGVFFEIPSPFAGPS; encoded by the coding sequence ATGAAACCGCTGATGTCCTTGAACAAACCAGCTAGGCCCGACATCGAATCAGCGATGCCGGCTGCGTCTTCGTCCTGTGGCAAAAGCACCCGCACCGATGTGCAGGTGTCGGACACGGTGTGCTGGTATGTGTGGGACGGCGGGTTCATGGCCATGGGGCGGGCGCAGGGCGTCGTGCCGCGCCACGCGCACCACGCGATTCAGATCGTGGTGGCGCTCGAAGGCGAAATTGCCGTGCAGGACGAGGATGAAGTCTGGCGGTCCGCCCGCGGCATCGTGGTGGGCCCGGATCGTGAACATTGTTTCGACGGCAAAGGCGCCCTTGCCGCGATGTTCTTGATCGATCCCGAGTCGACGGAAGGCGTCTGGTTACGGGCCTCCCTCCAGAGAGATGTTACGATCATGCCAGAGGGCCGTGTAGCGGCATGCGTGGCGGAACTGGCCCGCTTTCGCGATCATCCGCTGGAGAGCCTGGAGATCGGCGCGCTCATCCGGCACTGTGTGCAGGCGCTGTCGGCGGGCGCGTTGCCGGCGCGCCGGCTCGATCCCCGCGTGACCAAGGTGCTGCAACAGATTCAACGGTCCGATGATCTCCGGCTCTCGCTCGCCGCGGCGGCCAAGTCGGCGTTCCTCTCCCCGAGTCGTTTTCAGCATCTCTTCAAACAGCAGATGGGGCTTCCCTTCCGGCGCTACGTGCTCTGGCGCAAGCTGGCGCGTGCCATGGTCGCCATGGGGCGCGAAGGGACCGCGACCGCCGCCGCGCACGCGGCAGATTTCGCCGACGCGGCGCATCTGACGCGCACCTTTATCGAGATGTTTGGGATTCCGCCGACCGTTATGCTGCGCGGCGTTTTCTTTGAAATCCCTTCGCCGTTTGCCGGTCCAAGTTGA